One window from the genome of Pseudonocardia hierapolitana encodes:
- a CDS encoding dihydrofolate reductase family protein, whose product MAKVVSTLFISADGVAEIDPDWHFPYFDENMGRAVVEDYDTADVLLIGRETYDSFAGAWPDRETAGGEDAEFAERLGDTRKVVVSRQSLEFSWRNSELIEGDLVEAVAALKADAGVKGILIPGSISVVQQLLAAGLVDELRLLVHPVAARKGRRLFDDGDAPYHLKVRLTEAYPTGVIRVIYTPSEAPGKVGYEEVKGQV is encoded by the coding sequence ATGGCGAAGGTTGTCTCGACACTGTTCATCTCGGCCGACGGCGTCGCCGAGATCGACCCCGACTGGCACTTCCCCTACTTCGACGAGAACATGGGCCGCGCGGTCGTCGAGGACTACGACACCGCCGACGTGCTGCTCATCGGCCGCGAGACCTACGACAGCTTCGCCGGGGCATGGCCCGACCGGGAGACCGCGGGCGGGGAGGACGCGGAGTTCGCCGAGCGGCTCGGGGACACGCGCAAGGTCGTCGTCTCGCGCCAGTCGCTGGAGTTCTCGTGGCGCAACTCCGAACTGATCGAGGGCGATCTCGTCGAGGCCGTCGCCGCGCTCAAGGCGGATGCGGGGGTCAAGGGCATCCTCATCCCGGGCTCGATCTCCGTCGTGCAGCAGCTGCTCGCCGCCGGGCTGGTCGACGAGCTCCGTCTGCTGGTGCACCCGGTTGCGGCGCGCAAGGGCCGCAGGCTCTTCGACGACGGCGACGCGCCCTATCACCTGAAGGTCAGGTTGACCGAGGCGTACCCGACGGGCGTGATCCGCGTGATCTACACGCCGAGCGAGGCGCCGGGCAAGGTCGGCTACGAGGAGGTCAAGGGGCAGGTCTGA